The Dehalococcoidales bacterium genomic sequence AGGCCGAACGGGTCATCATCAGGTATCCTGACAATACGGTCGATATACACCCCCGGTGTTACTACCGTTTCAGGGTCGAGTTCTCCGAGTTCTACAATCTCAAAGACCTCGGCGATGGTGTACCTGGATGCCATGGCAATGACAGGGTTGGCTCCTCGGGCCGAGCCCCGGTAGACCAGGTTACCCCTGGTGTCCGCCCTGGCGGCCTTCACCAGACCCACATCGGGCCGAAGCGGTTCCTCGAAGAGGTATTCCACGCCGCCAATAGTCCGCTTTTCCTTTCCCTTCTCCACGGTAGTACCTACGCCGATAGGGCTATAGAAACCACCCAGTCCCATAGCGCCGGCATGAAGTCGCTCAATCATGACACCATGCGTGGTGCTCTCTATTTCCAGCGTCCCGTCTTCCACCCGCGTACCAAGAAATTCGGCATTCATACTCCCGAATGCCCGGGTGCCCATAAAAGCGGTGATTATTTTCTTTATCTGGGGAAGAAGTCCGGTCGGGTCGGCGAAGCCCATCTCTCCGAGCGTCGGCGGGACGGGGAGAAAATTGTTCATACAAACAGTCAGGTCCCTGACACCACGCTCAAGAAGGGCACGAAACAGGTACCCGGGACTGCCAGCGACACCCCAGAAGTGCGCGGCAATCATGTCGCCGTCATGGATTTCAGCCATTGCTTCGGCAGCAGTGCAAACCTTATTGTCCACTCGATACCTCCTCTCCCTGTTCTCCCGGCGGCAAGCGTGCCAGCCAAACAAGACAACCCCTGAGGCAGTTTCCGGCTACGTTTACTGCCAACAGGGATTGAGGTGCCCTGATTATCACACAGGAAAGTGGTACAGTTCAACCCACTGTACTCGTCAGGTACATCAATGACGCGCCATTGAGGACAATGGCGTGCCACTACCTAGTTGCACAAATCCGCGCAACATTTAGATTGCTTCGGTGTCTCTTCGCTTTGCTCAGAGCCCCGGCTCGCAATGACATGTGAACAGGATGAGACCCTTAGCTATGCTAAGGGTCTCGCTCCGCGGAACATACAAGAAAAGAATTACTCCTCACTGCTCTGAACGAGAGTACCCCACCGTTGGTAAGACCTGGGCTACGTGGCTCACGATATTAAGTCGCTGGCCCCACGATTTTGCACCGGCATGACCTTACCGGGAAGGCCTTGTCGCATTAGAATGAACCAGTTAAGGTGCAAAACCGAAGTTACCAGCATCGTGACATCGAGCAATATAGAGGTACGGAAAGGAGATATCATTGCGCCAGGTAACCGAGCGCCCGCTTTCACAGAGATACAGAGACGATTGGCCTCAGACAGGTGAGAGCCCTATCATCATGCTACAAGGCGTCAGCAAGTCCTACCGGGACTGTGTCGCCGTCGACCATCTGGACCTGGACGTCAGAGAGGGCGAAATCCTGGGTATCATCGGCCATAACGGTGCCGGTAAGACCACCATTCTCAAGATGATAACCGGCCTGATAAGTCCAACCGAGGGTAGTATCGAGATAATGGGCATGGACATCACCAGGGAAGGTACGCGTATCAAGAGCTTCATAGGGTACCTGCCGGAAGAGAGTCCATTCTACGAGAACATGACGGTCACCGAGTACCTGATGTTCTTCTCGGAGCTTTACCGCATCCCGCGCAGTGTGGCACGCGACCGAATCCACCGGTTGCTGGGCGTACTGAACCTGGCCGAAGAGAACAAGCTCACCGGCGAGCTCTCCAAGGGCATGAAACGGAAGGCAGCCATCGCCCGTACCCTGCTCCATGACCCCGGACTGCTGATACTCGATGAGCCAAACTCCGGGCTGGACCCGCTGACCTCTTTTTTCATTATAGACTATCTCAGGGCACTGAGGGACGAGGGTAAGACAATTCTTCTCAGCGCCCACAACCTGTTCCATATCGAGTACATCTGCGACCGTGTCGCCATCCTGAAGAATGGTCGACTGGTAATAGTTGATTCCATGGAGTCCCTCCGGCAGAGACTGGGAGAAAGGGAGTACGAGATAACCTTCAAGACGGCGGATGACCTGCCCTACGAAAAGAAGGGCGACAACTACATATTCAAGTCTGCCGATGTCGGACAGATGGCTTCACTGCTGCGGCAGGTCTCGGACAAAGGCTGGGCTCTGGTGGACCTCGCCATACGACAGTCCGCCCTCGAAGATATCTACGTGAAGCTGATGAACGGCACCGAGTTGGCTGCACCCGCCTCCGTGTAGGCCAGACCGCCAATGAAGTGCCCCACAGCTTGCTGTGGGGCATTACGGGAAGGGGAGCCGCCCTGCTCCGGGTCACGGAGCGGGTCCTGTTTTTCAACATGAGGAATATCCTGACCATCTCAAAGCGGGAAATCACCCGCCTGCGGACACGTTTCCGGGGCAGGTCAAGGGTCATTATCCTGCTTATCATCGGGCTGGCTGCATTCCTGTCTTATTTCGTTTCTCAGCAGGGGTTCATCCTCAGCAAGGAGTTCTACACAATTGGTGCCGGTCCGGATGCTCCCACGATATCGGACGCACGCTTCAATGTCGTTACCGTCGACCGTATCACGGGCTACACACTGCTGGCCGAGAAGAAGATAGATGTCTACATCAACGGTGGGGAGGTGGTCTGGCGAAAGGATGAACGGCGGTCACTATGCGCTGCCGGTGCACTGAAGCAGTTCCTAGAAAAGCAAGAGCTGTCCCGGATTGCAAATACATATGAGCTCGACAGGGCGTTCCCGCTTCGCGTCGAAGTCCACCATGTAGAGCTTCCGGAGGGCAATATCGCTGCCGCCAGCGCCGAGGTATCGTTCTGGGACCTGCTGGAATCAGCCGATAGTTCTCCTGAGTCAGGGCTCTCACAGGGGTCGTTCGACTCCACCGATATCGCGGTCCTGGCACAGCTGGAGGATTTCCAGAGTGGCGGCGGCGCACTGCCGGAGTTTAAGGCGGAGTTCGTCTCCGACGAAGAGATAATCATCCCGTCCCTGATGGACCCGCCAATTCCCCTCGCACAGGTGATGCTCGCCTTCTTCTATGTGGTGCCTATCTTCTTCATAAGCATCTTCTTCACAAGCAGCTTTATGGAGGAGAAGATTAACCGGAAGCTCGTTGTTCTTCTCTCTACACCGGTCACGCCTTTTCAGATTATCGTAGGCAAGATGCTGCCTTATCTCGGGTACTCGGTTATCAGCATCATCGTGATAACCCTGCTGCTCAAGGGCAGCGTCCCCCTGGCCCTGGCAATCTTCGTTCCCATCATGCTCTTTATCCTGTCCATATACCTGATGGTGGCCCTGCTCTACCGTACCTTCAAAGACCAGACGTTCTTCTCCCTGCTGGC encodes the following:
- a CDS encoding ABC transporter ATP-binding protein — protein: MRQVTERPLSQRYRDDWPQTGESPIIMLQGVSKSYRDCVAVDHLDLDVREGEILGIIGHNGAGKTTILKMITGLISPTEGSIEIMGMDITREGTRIKSFIGYLPEESPFYENMTVTEYLMFFSELYRIPRSVARDRIHRLLGVLNLAEENKLTGELSKGMKRKAAIARTLLHDPGLLILDEPNSGLDPLTSFFIIDYLRALRDEGKTILLSAHNLFHIEYICDRVAILKNGRLVIVDSMESLRQRLGEREYEITFKTADDLPYEKKGDNYIFKSADVGQMASLLRQVSDKGWALVDLAIRQSALEDIYVKLMNGTELAAPASV
- a CDS encoding 3-oxoacid CoA-transferase subunit A, with amino-acid sequence MDNKVCTAAEAMAEIHDGDMIAAHFWGVAGSPGYLFRALLERGVRDLTVCMNNFLPVPPTLGEMGFADPTGLLPQIKKIITAFMGTRAFGSMNAEFLGTRVEDGTLEIESTTHGVMIERLHAGAMGLGGFYSPIGVGTTVEKGKEKRTIGGVEYLFEEPLRPDVGLVKAARADTRGNLVYRGSARGANPVIAMASRYTIAEVFEIVELGELDPETVVTPGVYIDRIVRIPDDDPFGLKRRPETIQAIVTYALTRLAEEEAAAAERALHEDRQGGGQ